A single window of Eucalyptus grandis isolate ANBG69807.140 chromosome 1, ASM1654582v1, whole genome shotgun sequence DNA harbors:
- the LOC104441893 gene encoding uncharacterized protein LOC104441893, which translates to MLGEDLWTDGLICAFEFIRGRRRTSHSQPGFKLQTASQAGRQVTKNRGSGRPPSVAFHGQDGGLSDRSFPVNRNDTSGDLDSGRCHALEEFQGGHWVPIGWVRIHELVQTVKADSGWASVPMDFGDSEDDVTVADLATPYWERPVGPTWWCHVAADHPFVKSWLTNALWLHPAISIALRDESRLISERMKHLLYEVPVRVAGGLLFELLGQSAGDPSCDEDDIPIVLRSWQAQNFLITSLHIKGSAAVINILGISEVQELLAAGGSNIPQSIHEVVAHLFCRLARWDDRLFRKNIFGAADEIELMFMNRRTLEDMHLFTIILNQEIRRLSTQVIRVKWSLHAREEIVFELLQHLRGNAARNLLESIQKSTREMIEEQEAVRGRLFTIQDVMQSTVRAWLQDKSLTVTHNLGVFGGCGLVLSIITGLFGINVDGMPGSDKSPYAFALFSCFLLFLGAALIAIGLLYLGLKNPIVEEDVEVRKLELQELVQMFQHEAESHAQVRTKKNVPPTAADLLPNGAGYILLS; encoded by the exons ATGCTGGGTGAGGATCTTTGGACCGACGGACTCATTTGTGCTTTCGAGTTCATACGGGGCAGAAGGAGAACGAGCCATTCCCAGCCTGGTTTCAAGTTGCAGACTGCATCGCAAGCCGGGAGGCAGGTGACAAAGAATCGCGGGTCTGGACGTCCGCCCAGTGTTGCATTCCACGGCCAGGACGGCGGCCTTAGTGACAGGTCCTTTCCGGTGAACAGAAACGACACGTCAGGCGACCTTGATTCTGGCCGTTGCCATGCTCTGGAGGAATTTCAAGGGGGTCATTGGGTGCCAATTGGCTGGGTTAGAATACATGAACTCGTCCAGACCGTGAAAGCTGATTCTGGCTGGGCTTCGGTGCCCATGGACTTTGGGGATAGCGAAGATGATGTCACGGTTGCGGACTTAGCAACTCCATACTGGGAGAGGCCAGTGGGCCCCACTTGGTGGTGCCATGTAGCCGCAGATCACCCATTTGTCAAATCATGGTTGACCAATGCACTGTGGCTACATCCTGCCATAAGTATTGCCCTGCGCGATGAAAGTAGGCTGATAAGTGAACGAATGAAGCACCTTCTCTATGAG GTTCCGGTTAGAGTTGCTGGTGGCCTTCTATTTGAGCTGTTGGGGCAGTCGGCTGGTGATCCATCATGCGATGAAGATGACATCCCAATTGTTTTACGGTCATGGCAggctcaaaattttttaattacatcACTGCACATCAAAGGGTCTGCTGCCGTTATTAACATATTGGGTATTTCAGAAGTTCAG GAACTGCTTGCTGCTGGAGGTTCTAACATCCCACAAAGCATTCATGAGGTTGTGGCACATCTTTTCTGTCGCCTAGCACGATGGGATGACAG ATTATTCCGCAAAAACATCTTCGGTGCAGCTGATGAAATCGAATTGATGTTTATGAACAG GAGAACCCTTGAAGACATGCATTTATTTACGATAATTTTAAATCAAGAGATCCGAAGGTTATCAACCCAG GTCATTAGAGTCAAATGGTCACTTCATGCAAGAGAGGAAATAGTATTTGAGCTTCTTCAACACTTGAGAGGGAATGCTGCACGGAACTTGCTAGAAAGCATACAAAAGAGCACGAGGGAAATGATTGAGGAACAAGAAGCAGTCCGTGGCCGGCTATTTACGATTCAAGATGTCATGCAGAGTACAGTTCGTGCATGGTTACAG GATAAGAGCCTCACTGTTACACACAATCTAGGAGTTTTTGGAGGTTGTGGTCTTGTCCTATCTATCATCACTGGACTTTTTGGAATCAATGTAGATGGGATGCCAGGATCAGATAAGTCGCCTTATGCATTTGCTCTATTTTCTTGCTTCCTGCTCTTTCTGGGAGCTGCATTGATCGCCATTGGTCTCCTATACCTTGGCTTAAAGAATCCCATTGTTGAGGAGGATGTTGAGGTTAGAAAGTTGGAGCTTCAGGAGCTGGTCCAAATGTTTCAGCATGAAGCAGAATCTCACGCCCAAGTTCGCACCAAAAAGAATGTACCTCCTACTGCTGCAGATCTACTCCCAAATGGTGCAGGTTATATTCTCCTCAGCTGA